In Ursus arctos isolate Adak ecotype North America unplaced genomic scaffold, UrsArc2.0 scaffold_3, whole genome shotgun sequence, one DNA window encodes the following:
- the GPR141 gene encoding probable G-protein coupled receptor 141 produces the protein MAHHNISSCSPILTPHLTRLYFLVLIGGLAGIISILFLLVKMNTRSVTTTAVVNLVVVHSVFLLTVPFRLTYLIKHTWIFGLPFCRFVSAMLHIHMYLTFLFYVVILVIRYLIFFKRKDKVEFYRKLHAVAASTGMWLLVIVIVVPVLASQYGTHQVYDEQHCFKFHKELDRVYVQVINYMIVTIVIATTVVLLVFQIFIILSMVRKLRHSLLSHQEFWAQLKNLFFIGVIFVCFLPYQFFRIYYLYTVAQSRDCNDTAAFYNEIFLSVTAISCFDLLLFVLGGSHCKQKIIDLWNCLLCH, from the coding sequence ATGGCTCACCACAACATTTCATCCTGCAGTCCGATATTGACACCCCATTTAACCAGGCTCTACTTCCTGGTACTCATTGGAGGGCTGGCTGGCATCATCTCCATTCTCTTCCTGCTGGTGAAAATGAACACCCGATCTGTAACTACCACAGCAGTTGTTAACCTGGTGGTGGTCCACAGTGTTTTTCTGCTGACAGTGCCTTTTCGCCTGACGTATCTCATCAAGCACACCTGGATATTCGGGTTACCCTTCTGCAGATTTGTGAGTGCCATGCTGCACATCCACATGTACCTCACATTCCTGTTCTACGTGGTGATCCTGGTCATTAGGTATCTCATCTTCTTCAAGCGCAAGGACAAAGTGGAATTCTACAGAAAGCTGCATGCTGTGGCTGCCAGTACTGGCATGTGGCTGCTGGTGATTGTCATTGTGGTACCCGTTCTTGCTTCTCAGTATGGAACTCACCAGGTGTATGATGAGCAGCACTGTTTTAAATTCCACAAAGAACTTGATCGTGTATATGTGCAAGTCATCAACTATATGATAGTTACTATCGTCATAGCCACCACAGTGGTTCTCTTAGTCTTCCAGATCTTCATCATTCTGTCAATGGTGCGGAAGCTTCGGCACTCCTTACTATCCCACCAGGAGTTCTGGGCCCAGCTGAAAAACCTATTTTTTATAGGAGTCATCTTTGTTTGCTTCCTTCCCTACCAGTTCTTTAGGATCTACTACCTGTACACGGTGGCACAATCACGTGACTGTAACGACACTGCtgcattttataatgaaatcttCTTGAGTGTAACAGCAATTAGCTGCTTTGACTTGTTGCTCTTTGTTCTTGGAGGAAGCCATTGTAAGCAAAAGATAATCGACCTATGGAATTGCCTCTTGTGCCATTAG